A portion of the Carcharodon carcharias isolate sCarCar2 chromosome 18, sCarCar2.pri, whole genome shotgun sequence genome contains these proteins:
- the LOC121290485 gene encoding motilin receptor-like, translating into MENLTNDDIYDNNETLPPPFPCDNESCPLFPISTLIPVTIVSIVLFITGVTGNTLTVLIIRRYKEMKTTTNLYLSSMAVSDLLIFLCLPFDLYRLWKYKPWLLGDFLCKFYQYINEGCTYATILHITALSIERYLAICFPLKAKVFITKQRVRSVIALLWTLALLSAAPFFFLLGVEHDMCKHTEYAVSSGILHIMIWVSTVYFFFPMFCLTFLYGFIGRKLWNSKDEIKGPNAANREKYHKQTVKILAVVVLAFALCWLPFHIGRNLFTNNSTSGSVDMYIFSQYFNVVCMLLFYLSASINPVLYNVMSKKYRTAARKLLFARQARPWFFSSTRDTRDDTLGCTDTSTSV; encoded by the exons ATGGAGAATTTAACCAATGATGATATATATGATAATAATGAAACTTTGCCACCGCCCTTTCCTTGTGACAACGAGTCCTGTCCTCTCTTCCCCATCTCCACCTTGATCCCAGTGACAATCGTCTCTATCGTCCTGTTCATCACTGGGGTCACTGGCAACACCTTAACTGTCCTGATTATCAGAAGATACAAGGAGATGAAGACTACCACCAACCTTTACCTGTCCAGCATGGCGGTGTCggacctgctgatcttcctctgCTTGCCTTTTGACCTGTATCGCCTGTGGAAGTACAAGCCCTGGCTCTTGGGGGACTTCTTGTGCAAGTTTTACCAGTACATCAACGAAGGCTGCACCTACGCTACCATACTGCACATCACAGCCCTGAGCATCGAGAGGTACCTGGCCATCTGCTTCCCCCTCAAAGCCAAGGTCTTCATCACCAAGCAAAGAGTAAGATCTGTTATTGCTTTGCTGTGGACTCTAGCCTTGTTATCTGCTGCACCCTTCTTTTTCCTGCTTGGAGTGGAACATGACATGTGCAAACACACCGAATACGCCGTCAGCTCGGGGATCCTGCACATCATGATCTGGGTTTCCACCGTCTATTTCTTCTTCCCCATgttctgcctcactttcctctaTGGGTTCATAGGAAGGAAACTGTGGAACAGCAAGGATGAGATCAAGGGTCCGAATGCAGCAAACAGGGAGAAATATCACAAGCAGACAGTCAAAATCTTGG CTGTGGTTGTCCTGGCGTTTGCTCTCTGTTGGCTGCCTTTCCACATTGGCCGAAATCTCTTTACCAACAACTCGACGAGCGGGAGCGTCGATATGTACATTTTCAGCCAGTACTTCAACGTCGTCTGCATGCTGCTCTTCTATCTCAGCGCCTCCATCAACCCCGTCCTCTACAATGTCATGTCCAAAAAATATAGAACGGCAGCCCGCAAGCTGCTGTTCGCTCGCCAGGCCCGGCCGTGGTTCTTCTCCAGCACCAGGGATACTAGGGATGACACTTTAGGCTGTACGGATACAAGCACTAGCGTCTGA